A stretch of Aspergillus nidulans FGSC A4 chromosome VI DNA encodes these proteins:
- a CDS encoding uncharacterized protein (transcript_id=CADANIAT00009370), translated as MFSSTRRAEGPCATELTQVSSLLPPRGPYEFSLLPTLTRPLEDLSKCIEGARQTSATANGYSPTGLVPLADSILEICQAACTAYGLVDGAIAAGVGTGSSDNSPTATGIGAAGLTGDRPSSSGASTWRCVKTPMTLGSLTLQNEEESLLARQIVYAVLTSLSALLREVYVREKDVVSETDVVGEGGVGAGAALYGREGAGAVSQCLSRVLALLGKIVPE; from the exons ATGTTCTCAAGTACCCGGCGG GCAGAAGGCCCCTGTGCAACCGAACTGACGCAGGTATCATCGCTGCTACCTCCGCGCGGGCCATACGAGTTCAGCCTCCTGCCAACACTCACTCGACCGTTAGAGGACCTCTCGAAATGCATCGAAGGTGCGAGACAGACCTCTGCGACTGCAAATGGTTACAGCCCCACAGGGCTCGTCCCGCTAGCGGATTCGATTCTGGAAATCTGTCAGGCTGCTTGTACAGCTTATGGTCTTGTTGACGGTGCTATTGCTGCAGGTGTGGGTACAGGAAGCAGTGATAATAGCCCTACTGCCACAGGAAtaggagcagcaggacttACAGGAGACCgcccctcctcttccggcGCATCGACCTGGCGCTGTGTAAAAACCCCCATGACGCTGGGATCGCTTACGCTACAGAATGAAGAAGAGTCGCTGCTCGCAAGGCAGATCGTGTACGCCGTGTTGACAAGCTTGAGCGCATTACTGCGAGAAGTTTATGTTCGAGAGAAGGACGTTGTTTCAGAGACTGATGTGGTGGGGGAAGGAGGGGTAGGAGCTGGAGCGGCACTGTATGGGCGTGAAGGGGCTGGAGCCGTTAGTCAGTGTCTCTCGAGGGTTTTAGCGCTCTTGGGAAAGATAGTACCTGAGTGA